The following coding sequences lie in one Mycobacterium gordonae genomic window:
- a CDS encoding MFS transporter produces MTETTSETGTWRQLLGQHLGTSTVLAGGVAMYATNEFLTVSLLPSSIAEIGGNRLYAWVVTLYLVGSVVAATTVNSILRRFGARSSFLLGLAVFGVASVACAMAPTMEVLIAGRTLQGVAGGTLAGLGYALINAALPRELWTRGSALVSAMWGVATVVGPAMGGLFAQFGLWRWAFGAMAILAALLAILVPAVLASTPTAPHNPAARALRIPLWSLLPVGAAALAVSVAQLPHNAVAIAALLAVALLLIAAFVLVDRRSRATVLPPSVFGTGPLKWIYLTLAVLMMAVMVDTYVPLFGQRLGHLTPVAAGFLGATLAIGWTASEIVSASLTNPRVIDRVVLIAPLLMASGLAFGAVTQRADASPGLIAVWAVALLIAGTGIGMAWPHLSARAMDCVDDPSESGAAAAAINTVQLISAAFGAGLAGVVVNSATGGELMEARWLYAVFTVLAALGVLASYRATRGGRRSAPPPAAELRP; encoded by the coding sequence GTGACGGAGACTACGAGCGAAACCGGAACCTGGCGCCAGCTGCTCGGCCAGCACCTGGGCACGTCGACGGTGCTGGCCGGCGGCGTCGCGATGTACGCCACCAACGAGTTCCTGACCGTCAGTCTGCTGCCCAGCAGCATCGCCGAGATCGGCGGCAATCGCCTGTACGCCTGGGTGGTCACCCTCTACCTGGTCGGGTCGGTGGTAGCGGCGACAACCGTGAACTCGATCCTGCGCCGTTTCGGCGCGCGCTCATCCTTCCTGCTGGGGTTGGCCGTTTTCGGGGTGGCCAGCGTGGCCTGCGCGATGGCCCCGACCATGGAGGTGCTGATCGCAGGGCGCACACTGCAGGGAGTCGCCGGCGGCACGCTGGCCGGGCTGGGCTATGCGCTGATCAATGCCGCGCTGCCGCGCGAACTGTGGACCCGCGGCTCGGCGTTGGTCTCGGCGATGTGGGGCGTCGCCACGGTGGTCGGCCCGGCGATGGGTGGTCTGTTCGCGCAGTTCGGCTTGTGGCGGTGGGCGTTCGGTGCGATGGCCATCCTGGCGGCATTGCTTGCCATCCTCGTCCCGGCGGTGCTGGCCTCGACACCGACGGCCCCTCACAACCCGGCGGCACGCGCCCTTCGGATACCGCTCTGGTCGTTGCTGCCGGTGGGGGCGGCCGCGCTGGCGGTGAGTGTCGCGCAGTTGCCGCACAACGCTGTGGCGATCGCAGCGCTTCTGGCGGTGGCGCTGTTGTTGATCGCGGCTTTCGTTCTGGTCGACCGGCGCAGCCGGGCGACCGTCTTACCGCCCAGCGTTTTCGGAACCGGGCCGCTGAAATGGATATATCTGACTCTCGCGGTGCTGATGATGGCCGTGATGGTGGACACCTACGTGCCGCTGTTCGGTCAGCGATTGGGACACCTGACTCCGGTGGCGGCCGGCTTCCTCGGCGCCACTCTCGCGATCGGGTGGACCGCCAGCGAGATCGTCAGCGCCTCGCTGACCAACCCCCGGGTGATCGATCGCGTCGTCCTGATCGCTCCGCTGCTGATGGCCAGCGGCCTGGCGTTCGGTGCCGTCACGCAACGTGCCGACGCGTCGCCCGGTCTCATCGCGGTGTGGGCGGTGGCTCTGTTGATCGCCGGAACCGGCATCGGCATGGCCTGGCCACACCTGTCGGCACGTGCCATGGACTGCGTCGACGATCCCTCCGAAAGCGGTGCGGCGGCCGCGGCCATCAACACCGTGCAACTGATCTCGGCGGCCTTCGGCGCCGGGCTCGCGGGGGTGGTGGTGAACTCCGCCACCGGCGGCGAATTGATGGAGGCGCGGTGGCTGTACGCGGTGTTCACCGTGCTCGCGGCGCTCGGAGTGCTGGCGTCCTACCGGGCAACGCGAGGTGGCCGGCGGTCGGCGCCACCACCGGCAGCTGAGTTGCGGCCGTAA